A genomic segment from Propioniciclava sp. MC1595 encodes:
- a CDS encoding tocopherol cyclase family protein: MGVPDAVRSILSRYRATGADLPFGDPTRAHGVDMEGYFWRFTDVGSGRVLIALIGVNRSPRGPWATIGVATSPGDGVPARLVTHALDGAWADPDAVGARSDDAFVGDDRRLRVDVPGAHLDLVISEPWRWPHRAFGGSSVFQTVPGLNQYWHPWLLGGTASGSVEVDGDRWQLTGAQVYGEKNWGRGGFPESWWWGQAQGFADADACVAFAGGEVYAGPLRTEVTGLVVRLPGGRVVRLGNPGTSPVRARVADDTWTLRGRGGGWFIEVGAHAPLEQAHVLPVPLPAEHRNTPGALEHLSGELAVTVRRHGSLVWQGSSRLAGLEHGGLARTEAELARRGGEPSPRP; encoded by the coding sequence ATGGGGGTCCCGGACGCCGTGCGCTCGATCCTGTCCCGCTACCGGGCCACCGGCGCCGACCTGCCCTTCGGCGACCCGACCCGCGCCCACGGGGTCGACATGGAGGGCTACTTCTGGCGGTTCACCGACGTCGGCTCCGGACGTGTCCTGATCGCGCTCATCGGCGTCAACCGTTCCCCACGCGGGCCGTGGGCCACCATCGGGGTGGCGACCTCGCCGGGGGACGGCGTCCCGGCACGCCTCGTCACGCACGCCCTCGACGGTGCCTGGGCCGACCCGGACGCCGTGGGCGCGCGCTCCGACGACGCCTTCGTCGGTGACGACCGCCGCCTGCGCGTGGACGTGCCAGGCGCCCACCTCGACCTGGTCATCTCCGAACCCTGGCGGTGGCCGCACCGGGCCTTCGGGGGGTCCAGCGTCTTCCAGACGGTGCCCGGCCTGAACCAGTACTGGCACCCGTGGCTCCTGGGCGGGACGGCGTCCGGGTCGGTAGAAGTGGACGGCGACCGCTGGCAGCTCACCGGTGCCCAGGTCTATGGGGAGAAGAACTGGGGGAGGGGCGGGTTCCCCGAGAGCTGGTGGTGGGGCCAGGCCCAGGGGTTCGCGGACGCCGACGCCTGCGTCGCCTTCGCCGGCGGCGAGGTGTACGCCGGGCCGCTCCGGACGGAGGTCACCGGGCTCGTCGTGCGCCTGCCCGGCGGGCGCGTCGTGCGCCTCGGCAACCCCGGCACCTCTCCGGTACGGGCGCGGGTGGCCGACGACACGTGGACCCTGCGCGGCCGCGGCGGGGGCTGGTTCATCGAGGTGGGCGCCCACGCGCCCCTCGAGCAGGCCCACGTCCTGCCCGTCCCGTTGCCCGCCGAGCACCGGAACACGCCCGGGGCCCTCGAACACCTCTCCGGCGAGCTCGCCGTGACCGTGCGTCGGCACGGTTCGCTGGTGTGGCAGGGGAGCAGCCGGCTGGCCGGCCTGGAGCACGGCGGGCTGGCCCGCACCGAGGCCGAGCTCGCCCGCCGCGGAGGGGAGCCCTCACCCCGTCCGTGA
- a CDS encoding HAD-IIB family hydrolase: protein MTAVRLIATDLDGTLLDPSGRISDADADAVLEAAASGVVIVVATGRPLRWLGCLDPIADADPLVVASNGAAVYDLHADRVVTSHPLAPELIADLAQDLRAAVPGLLFALEEGRTFRSEPSWTGHVPDSSRSPEDEAAVTVQGVWAEVLAGSREVVKFLAAHEDADPDELVARASAVLAGRAEVTHSVARGRKALLEVSAPGVSKAVTIARLAHERGITPAEVAAFGDMPNDLAMLEYAGMPFVMANGHPALRERFPVIGSNAESGVGAQVRRLLV from the coding sequence GTGACCGCGGTCCGCCTCATCGCCACCGACCTCGACGGCACGCTCCTCGACCCGTCCGGGCGCATCAGCGACGCCGACGCCGACGCCGTGCTGGAGGCCGCGGCGTCCGGGGTCGTCATCGTGGTGGCCACCGGTCGCCCTCTGCGCTGGCTGGGCTGCCTCGACCCCATCGCTGACGCCGACCCCCTGGTGGTGGCCAGCAACGGCGCCGCCGTGTACGACCTTCACGCCGACCGGGTCGTCACGAGCCACCCGCTCGCCCCCGAGTTGATCGCCGACCTCGCCCAGGACCTGCGCGCCGCGGTGCCCGGGCTGCTGTTCGCGCTCGAGGAGGGGCGGACCTTCCGCAGCGAACCCAGCTGGACCGGCCACGTGCCCGACTCCTCGCGCTCGCCCGAGGACGAGGCCGCGGTCACGGTCCAGGGCGTGTGGGCGGAGGTACTGGCGGGCTCCCGCGAGGTGGTCAAGTTCCTGGCCGCCCACGAGGACGCCGACCCCGACGAGCTGGTGGCGCGGGCGTCCGCGGTGCTGGCGGGGCGCGCCGAGGTGACGCACTCGGTGGCCCGCGGCCGCAAGGCCCTGCTCGAGGTGAGCGCACCGGGGGTCTCCAAGGCGGTGACGATCGCCCGCCTGGCCCACGAGCGCGGCATCACCCCGGCCGAGGTGGCGGCGTTCGGCGACATGCCCAACGACCTGGCGATGCTCGAGTACGCCGGGATGCCGTTCGTCATGGCGAACGGGCACCCCGCCCTGAGGGAGCGGTTCCCCGTCATCGGCAGCAACGCCGAGTCGGGCGTGGGCGCCCAGGTCCGCCGCCTGTTGGTCTGA
- a CDS encoding methionine ABC transporter ATP-binding protein: protein MIEVTSLTKVYGTGDGAVTAVDDVSLSVPAGQVFGILGRSGAGKTTLMRCLTALERPTSGSVTIGELNLTELTASGLRKARHRMGMIFQHFNLLGSRTAADNIAFPLEVQGVPAAERRKRVAELIELVGLQGREHAFPSQLSGGQKQRVGIARALAAHPDVLFCDEATSALDPATTEQILDLLKEINRKTGVTIVLITHESEVVRRICDAAALMASGRVVEQGPLLELLADPDSQLADILLPVGDASLDPDHTSVVLGFAHGGTTEPVISGLTRRFGLDVSILGGAVETVAGQKVGRLRVAFSHPDGSYDKDAVAAYLAEHEVSVHL from the coding sequence GTGATCGAGGTCACCTCACTGACGAAGGTCTACGGCACCGGTGACGGCGCCGTGACTGCGGTCGACGACGTCTCGCTGAGCGTCCCGGCCGGCCAGGTCTTCGGGATCCTGGGCCGGTCGGGCGCCGGCAAGACGACCCTCATGCGCTGTCTGACGGCGCTCGAGCGCCCCACGTCGGGGAGCGTGACCATCGGCGAGCTCAACCTCACCGAGCTGACGGCGTCCGGGCTGCGCAAGGCCCGCCACCGGATGGGCATGATCTTCCAGCACTTCAACCTGCTGGGCAGCCGGACCGCCGCCGACAACATCGCCTTCCCCCTCGAGGTGCAGGGCGTGCCCGCCGCCGAGCGGCGCAAGCGGGTCGCCGAACTCATCGAGCTCGTCGGCCTGCAGGGGCGCGAGCACGCGTTCCCGTCGCAGCTGTCGGGCGGGCAGAAGCAGCGCGTCGGCATCGCCCGCGCGCTCGCGGCCCATCCCGACGTGCTGTTCTGCGACGAGGCCACCTCGGCGCTCGACCCGGCCACCACCGAGCAGATCCTCGACCTGCTCAAGGAGATCAACCGGAAGACCGGGGTCACGATCGTGCTGATCACGCACGAGTCCGAGGTCGTGCGCCGCATCTGCGACGCGGCCGCGCTGATGGCGTCCGGTCGCGTCGTCGAGCAGGGGCCGCTGCTGGAGCTGCTGGCCGACCCCGACTCCCAGCTGGCCGACATCCTCCTGCCGGTCGGCGACGCCTCGCTCGACCCCGACCACACCTCCGTCGTGCTCGGTTTCGCGCACGGCGGCACCACCGAGCCGGTCATCTCGGGGCTGACCCGCCGCTTCGGGCTCGACGTGTCGATCCTGGGCGGCGCGGTCGAGACCGTGGCCGGGCAGAAGGTCGGACGCCTGCGGGTCGCGTTCTCGCACCCCGACGGCTCCTACGACAAGGATGCCGTGGCCGCCTACCTCGCCGAGCATGAAGTGAGCGTGCACCTGTGA
- a CDS encoding NAD(P)-dependent oxidoreductase translates to MADEQRRRVLITGATGGIGRLLEERLAGDYDVVPHGRTPRKPEHEQTLRRADLEDYGEVLALMDGIDTVVHLAGAASPESTWDDVLGPNIIGLRNVLEACREAGVRRVVYASSNHAMGMYDRHEDWPVYPHHLPRPDSLYGVSKVFGETLGRFYHEEHGLEFIALRIGWVTPDPTETDEDILHAMWLSEDDTERVFRRAIEADCPFGLFYAISDNPNRRWSMTNTMLDLGYRPQDDWTQLPGADEEVVEGGAAVRDTWPEGS, encoded by the coding sequence ATGGCAGACGAGCAACGACGCAGGGTCCTGATCACCGGCGCGACGGGCGGGATCGGGCGCCTCCTTGAGGAACGCCTGGCCGGCGACTACGACGTAGTCCCCCACGGGCGGACACCGAGGAAGCCCGAGCACGAGCAGACGCTGCGGCGAGCCGACTTGGAGGACTATGGCGAGGTCCTGGCGCTCATGGACGGCATCGACACCGTGGTGCACCTGGCCGGGGCGGCGTCCCCGGAGTCGACGTGGGACGACGTGCTCGGACCCAACATCATCGGCCTGCGCAACGTGCTGGAGGCCTGCCGGGAGGCCGGCGTCCGCCGCGTGGTGTACGCCTCGTCGAACCACGCCATGGGCATGTACGACCGTCATGAGGACTGGCCGGTCTACCCGCACCACCTGCCGCGCCCCGACTCTCTCTACGGGGTGAGCAAGGTGTTCGGCGAGACGCTGGGCCGGTTCTACCACGAGGAGCACGGGCTGGAGTTCATCGCGCTGCGCATCGGCTGGGTCACCCCCGACCCGACCGAGACCGACGAGGACATCCTCCACGCGATGTGGCTCAGCGAGGACGACACCGAGCGCGTCTTCCGCCGGGCCATCGAGGCCGACTGCCCCTTCGGGCTCTTCTACGCGATCTCCGACAACCCCAACCGCCGGTGGAGCATGACGAACACCATGCTCGACCTCGGCTACCGGCCCCAGGACGACTGGACCCAGCTGCCCGGCGCCGACGAGGAGGTCGTCGAGGGCGGCGCCGCGGTGCGCGACACCTGGCCCGAGGGTTCGTGA
- a CDS encoding MetQ/NlpA family ABC transporter substrate-binding protein: protein MTTTVATLLAAGLVLSGCGATQSGTPGAAADTSEPLRIIADVTPHAVLLEEAEKQGLLGDVEIDVTEISGDIDPNQLVNAGDLDANFFQHVPYLNDWNAQHDGADLVALAPVHVEPLGLYSEKVTLDSVPDGAVIAIPADATNQARALFLIADAGLITLDVKADDEGLDYSQITPETNVTGNPKNISWLKIDRPQLAATLKDPKVTLSIINGNYALEAGLTPASDALKLESADNNPYANVLVVKEALKDDPRVVKVNEALTSPELQKFIEDTFKGSVLPAK, encoded by the coding sequence GTGACCACCACCGTTGCCACCCTCCTCGCCGCCGGCCTCGTGCTGAGCGGCTGCGGCGCCACCCAGAGCGGGACGCCGGGTGCCGCCGCCGACACCTCCGAGCCCCTGCGCATCATCGCCGACGTCACCCCCCACGCCGTCCTGCTCGAGGAGGCCGAGAAGCAGGGCCTGCTCGGCGACGTGGAGATCGACGTCACCGAGATCTCGGGCGACATCGACCCCAACCAGCTCGTCAACGCGGGTGACCTCGACGCCAACTTCTTCCAGCACGTGCCCTACCTCAACGACTGGAACGCCCAGCACGACGGCGCCGACCTCGTCGCCCTCGCGCCGGTCCACGTCGAGCCGCTCGGCCTCTACTCCGAGAAGGTCACGCTCGACAGCGTCCCGGACGGTGCGGTCATCGCCATCCCGGCCGACGCCACCAACCAGGCCCGCGCCCTGTTCCTGATCGCCGACGCCGGCCTCATCACCCTCGACGTGAAGGCCGACGACGAGGGCCTCGACTACAGCCAGATCACCCCCGAGACCAACGTCACGGGCAACCCCAAGAACATCTCCTGGCTGAAGATCGACCGCCCGCAGCTGGCCGCCACGCTGAAGGACCCGAAGGTCACCCTCTCGATCATCAACGGCAACTACGCCCTCGAGGCCGGGCTCACCCCGGCGTCCGACGCCCTGAAGCTGGAGTCGGCCGACAACAACCCCTACGCCAACGTGCTGGTGGTCAAGGAGGCCCTCAAGGACGACCCGCGCGTGGTGAAGGTCAACGAGGCGCTGACCAGCCCCGAGCTGCAGAAGTTCATCGAGGACACCTTCAAGGGCTCCGTCCTCCCCGCCAAGTGA
- a CDS encoding metallopeptidase family protein, protein MAIEMGADEFEGYVNEALDSIPDELIDLLDNCIIVIADDAPPEDPELLGLYEGIPLTERGVSYGGVLPDTISIFRNPTLAICDTVEDVIDEVHITVVHEIAHFFGIDDDRLHELGYA, encoded by the coding sequence ATGGCGATCGAGATGGGGGCCGACGAGTTCGAGGGCTACGTCAACGAGGCGCTCGACTCGATCCCCGACGAGCTGATCGACCTGCTCGACAACTGCATCATCGTCATCGCCGACGACGCCCCGCCCGAGGACCCGGAGCTGCTGGGGCTGTACGAGGGCATCCCGCTCACCGAGCGCGGGGTCAGCTACGGGGGCGTACTGCCCGACACGATCTCGATCTTCCGCAATCCGACCCTCGCGATCTGCGACACGGTCGAGGACGTCATCGACGAGGTGCACATCACCGTCGTGCACGAGATCGCGCACTTCTTCGGCATCGACGACGACCGACTGCACGAACTCGGTTACGCCTGA
- a CDS encoding methionine ABC transporter permease — MTQKTWIEALPELLGALGETAWMVGWSFLIVVLLGTAVGVLLRLWASDGLVPSRGLYAVVGAVVNIARSLPFLILMIALIGFTRWLVGTAYGPTPAIVPLAVGAIPFYARVVEAALREVAPGKIEAAQVMGATTWDIVRKVLLPESLPGLVAGATLTLVTLIGYSTMAGVIGGGGVGDFAIRYGYQRFNEPVLLMSVVVLIIIVQLVQSIGDWLVSRMAHRRG, encoded by the coding sequence GTGACCCAGAAGACGTGGATCGAAGCCCTACCCGAACTGCTCGGTGCGCTGGGGGAGACCGCCTGGATGGTCGGCTGGTCCTTCCTCATCGTGGTGCTGCTCGGCACGGCCGTGGGGGTGCTGCTGCGCCTGTGGGCGTCCGACGGCCTCGTGCCCTCGCGGGGGCTCTACGCCGTGGTGGGCGCCGTGGTGAACATCGCCCGCTCGCTGCCGTTCCTGATCCTGATGATCGCGCTCATCGGGTTCACCCGCTGGCTGGTCGGCACCGCCTACGGGCCCACGCCGGCCATCGTGCCGCTGGCCGTCGGCGCCATCCCCTTCTACGCCCGCGTGGTCGAGGCCGCGCTGCGTGAGGTCGCGCCCGGCAAGATCGAGGCGGCCCAGGTCATGGGCGCCACCACCTGGGACATCGTCCGCAAGGTGCTGCTGCCCGAGTCGCTGCCCGGGCTGGTCGCGGGCGCGACACTTACCCTGGTCACGCTGATCGGCTACTCGACGATGGCCGGCGTCATCGGCGGCGGCGGCGTGGGTGACTTCGCCATCCGGTACGGGTACCAGCGCTTCAACGAGCCCGTGCTGCTCATGTCGGTGGTCGTGCTGATCATCATCGTCCAGCTCGTGCAGTCGATCGGCGACTGGCTCGTCTCCCGTATGGCCCACCGCCGCGGCTGA
- a CDS encoding polysaccharide deacetylase family protein, translated as MAAFLYRFVMGGPTPGANTCGDQRHGRDWETLPTTKRVVALTFDGGASNAAVDRILSTLRAKDVPATFFVTGDFARRYPNSVRAMAAAGHPVGNHSVTHPEFTKLTADQIRAELNGADAAIAPLTGRSTQPLFR; from the coding sequence ATGGCGGCGTTCCTGTACCGGTTCGTCATGGGCGGGCCGACCCCCGGGGCGAACACCTGTGGCGACCAGCGCCACGGCCGCGACTGGGAAACCCTGCCCACGACCAAGCGGGTCGTCGCGCTGACCTTCGACGGCGGCGCCTCGAACGCCGCGGTGGATCGGATCCTGTCGACGCTGCGGGCCAAGGACGTCCCGGCCACCTTCTTCGTCACCGGTGACTTCGCCCGCCGCTACCCGAACTCGGTGCGGGCCATGGCGGCGGCCGGGCACCCGGTCGGCAACCACTCGGTGACCCACCCGGAGTTCACCAAGCTCACCGCGGACCAGATCCGTGCCGAGCTCAACGGCGCCGACGCGGCCATCGCGCCGCTCACCGGGCGGTCGACGCAGCCCCTGTTCCGCTAG
- a CDS encoding aminotransferase class V-fold PLP-dependent enzyme: MRHHEFSVVYTDRALHHAAPEFMAALSDTVDILRSAYSAPHATVVPGTGTAGMESVARQFATGRRVLILQNGLFSYRWRQILDASGAAAEYRVLCARQGDDRGWSPAPLDEVLAEIEAFAPDVVCAAQVETSAGILLPPEYIAAVGAATRAAGGLFVLDAIAAGCLWTDLGATDVDVLISAPQKTWGGSPCGAFVVMSDRARARLAPSTTFSGDLSAWLRVSENAEKGVADYHATMPTDTIARNVAVMQEVRAEGFTRCTDLQGELGRKARAALEQRGFASVAADGAQAPSVVVSYAEAADMVARLDAAGIRVSAGVPLHCGEGADFRTFRIGLFGLTKLRDIDGTVADLSAALDAAAAG; the protein is encoded by the coding sequence ATGCGACACCACGAGTTCTCGGTCGTCTACACCGACCGCGCCCTGCATCACGCCGCCCCCGAGTTCATGGCCGCGCTCAGCGACACCGTCGACATCCTGCGGTCCGCCTACTCCGCGCCCCACGCCACCGTCGTGCCAGGCACCGGGACCGCCGGCATGGAGTCCGTCGCCCGCCAGTTCGCCACCGGACGCCGGGTGCTGATCCTCCAGAACGGCCTGTTCTCCTACCGGTGGCGGCAGATCCTGGACGCCTCAGGTGCGGCCGCCGAGTACCGGGTGCTGTGCGCCCGGCAGGGCGACGACCGCGGCTGGTCGCCGGCCCCGCTGGACGAGGTGCTCGCCGAGATCGAGGCCTTCGCGCCCGACGTCGTGTGCGCCGCCCAGGTCGAGACATCGGCCGGCATCCTCCTGCCGCCGGAGTACATCGCCGCCGTGGGTGCCGCCACCCGTGCAGCCGGCGGGCTGTTCGTGCTGGACGCCATCGCCGCCGGCTGCCTGTGGACGGACCTCGGCGCCACCGACGTCGACGTCCTGATCAGCGCGCCCCAGAAGACCTGGGGCGGCAGCCCCTGCGGTGCGTTCGTCGTGATGTCCGACCGCGCCCGCGCCCGGCTTGCCCCGTCGACCACCTTCAGCGGGGACCTGTCCGCGTGGCTGCGGGTGAGCGAGAACGCCGAGAAGGGCGTGGCCGACTACCACGCGACCATGCCGACCGACACCATCGCCAGGAACGTCGCGGTGATGCAGGAGGTCCGCGCCGAAGGCTTCACCCGCTGCACCGACCTGCAGGGGGAGCTCGGCCGCAAGGCCCGGGCCGCGCTGGAGCAGCGAGGCTTCGCCTCGGTCGCCGCGGACGGGGCCCAGGCGCCCAGCGTGGTCGTCTCTTACGCCGAGGCCGCCGACATGGTCGCGCGCCTCGACGCCGCCGGCATCCGCGTCTCCGCCGGAGTGCCGCTGCACTGCGGTGAGGGCGCCGACTTCCGCACCTTCCGCATCGGGCTGTTCGGCCTCACCAAGCTGCGCGACATCGACGGCACCGTCGCCGACCTGTCGGCTGCACTGGACGCCGCTGCCGCTGGGTGA
- a CDS encoding cytochrome P450, protein MSDHIPDELDPSGRDLRAYTDELRPDHRVVRNARGEWVLLRHADVVEAASDAERFSNAVSQHLQVPNGLDGDAHRAARATLDRYFTDEALAPFEPVFRGIARDLFASLPRGGTVEAVHDVGAMFAVRAQSAWLGWPADHEPHLLAWMADNHAATRSGDRSRTAVVASDFDAIIRSITDPRRTDLDAAPDDLTTQLMRDTVEGRPFTDEEIVSILRNWTGGDLGSIALCVGVLFAFLADNPDVQRRLRAGVGNAELDAAIDEVLRIDDPFLSNRRKTTCPVHVAGVDIPEGAHLKLHWTSANRDAAVFSDPDAFDPAANAEHNLVYGIGPHVCPGRPLATLELRVAVQEALAATDWIAWAPDEPAEREVAPVGGYARVPVVLT, encoded by the coding sequence GTGAGCGACCACATCCCCGACGAACTGGACCCGTCCGGCCGCGACCTGCGCGCGTACACCGACGAACTGCGACCCGACCACCGCGTCGTGCGCAACGCGCGCGGCGAGTGGGTGCTGCTGCGCCACGCCGACGTCGTCGAGGCCGCCTCGGACGCCGAGCGGTTCAGCAACGCGGTCTCCCAGCACCTGCAGGTGCCCAACGGCCTCGACGGGGACGCCCACCGCGCGGCCCGCGCGACCCTCGACCGGTACTTCACCGACGAGGCGCTGGCCCCGTTCGAGCCGGTGTTCCGCGGGATCGCGCGTGACCTGTTCGCCTCGCTCCCGCGCGGCGGGACGGTGGAGGCCGTGCACGACGTCGGCGCGATGTTCGCGGTCCGCGCGCAGAGCGCGTGGCTGGGCTGGCCCGCCGACCACGAGCCGCACCTGCTCGCGTGGATGGCCGACAACCACGCCGCCACCCGCTCGGGCGACCGGTCGCGGACCGCAGTGGTGGCGTCCGACTTCGACGCGATCATCCGTTCGATCACCGACCCCCGGCGCACCGACCTGGACGCCGCCCCCGATGACCTCACCACCCAGCTCATGCGCGACACCGTCGAGGGCCGGCCGTTCACCGACGAGGAGATCGTGTCGATCCTGCGCAACTGGACCGGCGGCGACCTGGGCTCGATCGCGTTGTGCGTCGGCGTCCTGTTCGCGTTCCTGGCCGACAACCCCGACGTGCAGCGTCGGCTGCGGGCGGGGGTGGGCAACGCCGAGCTGGACGCCGCGATCGACGAGGTGCTGCGCATCGACGACCCGTTCCTCAGCAACCGGCGGAAGACGACCTGTCCGGTGCACGTGGCCGGCGTCGACATCCCCGAGGGCGCCCACCTGAAGTTGCACTGGACCTCGGCCAACCGCGACGCCGCGGTGTTCTCCGATCCCGACGCGTTCGACCCCGCGGCGAACGCCGAGCACAACCTCGTCTACGGCATCGGTCCGCACGTGTGCCCGGGGCGTCCGCTGGCGACGCTCGAACTGCGCGTCGCCGTTCAGGAGGCGCTGGCCGCCACCGACTGGATCGCGTGGGCGCCGGACGAGCCGGCCGAGCGCGAGGTCGCCCCGGTCGGGGGGTACGCGCGGGTGCCGGTCGTCCTGACCTGA
- a CDS encoding glycerate kinase, which produces MRKVVLIPDSFKGTMSSSEICSIMAAAIGRHVPDAGVVQLPVADGGEGSVDAFLAAVGGERVTTTVTGPFAGEPVEAFYGRLPDGTAVIEMAAAAGLPLVDGRQAPDRTTTHGVGGLMLAAARAGARHLIVGAGGSATNDLGMGAAAALGVRFVDAEGGAFVPTGGTINKIARIDASGLDPAVAACRVTVMCDIDNPLHGERGAAHVFGPQKGATPELVAELDRQLVLGAQLIERDLGVSIADVPGAGAAGGLAGGLMAFVGAELRQGIDVVLDAVDFEAVLDGVDLVFTGEGKIDSQSLSGKVVVGVGRRAAPLGVPVVAVVGDIADGFEPVYDEGVTAVFSINNLAIDFPRAKLRARQDLALTMDSILRFSRALGRVAPPTAEPG; this is translated from the coding sequence ATGCGCAAGGTCGTCCTCATCCCCGACTCCTTCAAGGGGACCATGTCCTCGTCCGAGATCTGCTCGATCATGGCCGCGGCGATCGGCCGGCACGTCCCGGACGCCGGGGTGGTCCAGCTGCCCGTGGCCGATGGGGGCGAGGGGAGCGTGGACGCGTTCCTCGCCGCCGTCGGAGGGGAGCGGGTCACGACCACGGTCACGGGCCCATTCGCCGGTGAGCCGGTCGAGGCGTTCTACGGCCGGCTCCCCGACGGCACCGCCGTCATCGAGATGGCAGCCGCCGCCGGATTGCCGCTCGTCGACGGCCGCCAGGCGCCCGACCGCACCACCACCCACGGCGTCGGCGGGCTCATGCTCGCCGCCGCCCGGGCGGGGGCCCGGCACCTCATCGTCGGTGCCGGGGGCAGCGCCACCAACGACCTCGGGATGGGTGCGGCCGCAGCCCTCGGCGTCCGGTTCGTGGACGCCGAGGGCGGGGCCTTCGTGCCCACCGGCGGGACGATCAACAAGATCGCGCGGATCGACGCGAGCGGCCTCGATCCGGCCGTCGCCGCCTGCCGGGTGACGGTCATGTGCGACATCGACAACCCCTTGCACGGCGAGCGGGGGGCCGCCCACGTGTTCGGTCCGCAGAAGGGGGCCACGCCCGAGCTGGTGGCCGAGCTCGACCGGCAGCTGGTCCTCGGCGCCCAACTGATCGAGCGCGACCTGGGGGTGTCGATCGCCGACGTCCCCGGGGCCGGCGCGGCAGGGGGGCTGGCCGGGGGGCTCATGGCCTTCGTCGGGGCCGAACTCCGGCAGGGGATCGACGTGGTCCTCGACGCGGTCGACTTCGAGGCGGTCCTCGACGGGGTCGACCTCGTCTTCACCGGCGAGGGGAAGATCGATTCCCAGTCCCTGTCGGGCAAGGTCGTGGTCGGGGTCGGGCGGCGGGCCGCGCCGCTGGGCGTCCCGGTCGTGGCGGTGGTGGGGGACATCGCCGACGGCTTCGAACCGGTCTACGACGAGGGCGTCACCGCCGTGTTCAGCATCAACAACCTGGCCATCGACTTCCCCCGCGCCAAGCTCCGCGCGCGCCAGGATCTCGCGCTCACCATGGACTCGATCCTCCGGTTCTCGCGGGCCCTCGGCCGGGTCGCACCCCCGACGGCCGAGCCGGGCTAG
- a CDS encoding CdaR family transcriptional regulator yields MSGVADETHDVSHGFAQAEKALQAAGRRGEPVLWYGEIALELVLGEVTPEARQAFLARVFRGVPETALPRWVEVLRVYYAHDGALQQAADALFMHKNTLGGRLDRLQAVTGLNPRSRADGMLFQLAVEFLSRP; encoded by the coding sequence GTGAGCGGGGTCGCGGACGAGACGCACGACGTCAGCCACGGCTTCGCCCAGGCCGAGAAGGCGCTGCAGGCCGCCGGACGCCGGGGCGAGCCCGTGCTCTGGTACGGCGAGATCGCCCTCGAGCTGGTCCTCGGCGAGGTGACCCCGGAGGCCCGACAGGCGTTCCTGGCCCGGGTGTTCCGTGGTGTCCCCGAGACCGCACTCCCCCGCTGGGTCGAGGTGCTGCGCGTGTACTACGCCCACGACGGGGCGCTCCAGCAGGCGGCCGACGCGCTCTTCATGCACAAGAACACCCTTGGGGGCCGGCTCGACCGGCTCCAGGCCGTGACCGGCCTGAACCCGCGCTCGCGCGCCGACGGGATGCTGTTCCAGTTGGCCGTGGAGTTCCTCAGTCGACCCTGA